One genomic window of Terriglobales bacterium includes the following:
- a CDS encoding tetratricopeptide repeat protein: protein MQNCRLPRLSLAITLLLVFAVSAGAQTRPGGNGGRPTPGTGNTGNTPTITRPNNLPSITTQPRLMFLSGKVRLEDGSPLTDQAIIETICRGQRHAVAYTDRKGNFSFEFGQRHSPMAEDIGTGEANISGGPTGPVSGNRSEVEGRMWRECELEAVLPGFTSQVIELGRFDGSGATDVGTIVLHRMGEAQGLTVSATTAQAPSGARKAFEKGQEDAKKAKWDAAEEKFQKAVQIYPKFAIAWVDLGRVQMQKKDNNAARQSFGRAAEADPKLVSPYQELARIAFAEKNWQEVVTQTDHVLALNPVSFPQDWFLNSVGNFYLEKLDAAEKSARQGIKTDVERRIPKMEFVLGVILAQKHDYPGALEHLRTYVRLAPNAPDVVNANNQIAQMEKITGTATAAPK from the coding sequence ATGCAGAACTGCCGGTTACCCCGCCTCAGTTTGGCGATCACTCTGTTGCTTGTATTCGCGGTTAGCGCTGGTGCACAAACCCGTCCAGGTGGAAACGGCGGGCGCCCCACACCGGGTACAGGTAATACTGGGAACACTCCAACGATTACCCGTCCCAACAACCTACCCAGCATTACCACTCAACCCAGGTTGATGTTCCTTTCGGGAAAAGTAAGGTTGGAAGACGGCAGTCCGCTGACCGATCAGGCGATCATCGAGACTATCTGCCGCGGACAACGGCATGCGGTGGCCTACACCGATAGAAAGGGCAACTTCAGTTTTGAATTCGGGCAACGGCACTCCCCCATGGCGGAAGACATAGGCACTGGCGAGGCCAACATCTCCGGAGGCCCGACCGGACCGGTCTCCGGAAACCGTTCGGAAGTTGAGGGCCGGATGTGGCGCGAATGCGAATTGGAGGCAGTTCTGCCAGGATTTACATCGCAAGTGATTGAACTCGGTCGATTTGACGGCAGTGGAGCGACAGACGTGGGGACCATCGTGCTGCATCGGATGGGAGAGGCGCAGGGGCTTACCGTCAGCGCTACAACCGCTCAGGCACCCTCGGGTGCCCGCAAAGCCTTTGAAAAAGGACAAGAGGATGCGAAGAAGGCCAAGTGGGACGCGGCTGAGGAGAAGTTCCAGAAAGCAGTTCAGATTTACCCCAAGTTTGCTATCGCGTGGGTAGATCTAGGGCGTGTGCAGATGCAGAAGAAGGACAATAATGCTGCCCGGCAATCATTCGGACGTGCAGCCGAGGCAGATCCCAAACTGGTAAGTCCCTATCAGGAGCTGGCACGTATTGCGTTCGCGGAGAAAAACTGGCAAGAAGTAGTCACCCAAACCGACCACGTCCTCGCGCTTAACCCGGTGAGTTTCCCACAGGACTGGTTTCTTAACTCCGTCGGCAACTTCTACCTGGAGAAGCTTGACGCCGCCGAAAAAAGCGCCCGACAAGGCATTAAGACTGATGTGGAACGGAGAATACCCAAGATGGAATTCGTTTTGGGGGTAATTTTGGCGCAAAAGCACGACTACCCCGGGGCCCTGGAGCATCTACGAACCTATGTGCGTTTAGCACCAAATGCTCCCGATGTCGTAAATGCGAATAACCAGATCGCACAAATGGAGAAGATTACTGGAACCGCAACTGCCGCGCCCAAGTAG
- a CDS encoding glycoside hydrolase codes for MALQRLSLCLSLAFFFFFSFSPVAIAQSFSPDLYSGMRWRMIGPFRGGRTVAASGVPGQPNAFYIGVNNGGVWKTNDYGRTWKPIFDGQATGSVGALAVAPSNPSIIYVGSGEGLRRPDLSTGDGIYKSTDGGQTWQHLGLRDGQQIGALIVDPQDPNRVFAGVMGHPYGPNAERGLYRSTDGGQTWQKILYKDENTGAIDVQFDPVNPQTVYASLWASRRPPWTTGNALQAPGSGLYKSKDGGNNWQQLTQGLPTQAEGLGRIGIGIAPSDPNRIYALVDAPIIGGLFRSDDGGQSWQRINGEERIWGRGSDFAGVRVDPKNKDVIYVANTSTYRSNDAGATFTAIKGAPGGDDYHTIWINPENPQIILVASDQGATISVNGGQTWSSWYNQPTAQFYHVITDNRFPYWVYGGQQESGSAGIASRGDDGEITFRDWHPVGTEEYGYVAPDPLDPNIVYGGKASRYNQTTHQSQDISPVVLRTAKYRFNRTAPLIFSPVDPHVLYLGSNVLFKTTNGGQSWDIISPDLTREDPGVAPNLGVFASAKEAKEQHRGVIYAVGPSFRDVNLIWIGTDDGLIHLTRDGGKSWQNVTPPELTPWSKVAQIEASHFDTETAYAAINRFRLDDLHAYIYRTHDGGKSWQRITNGLPDNAAVNTVREDPQRQGLLFAGTENTVYVSFDDGEHWQSLQRNLPATSIRDLVVHGDDVVVGTHGRSFWILDDITPLRQLDSHIAESTAYLFRPQLSYRVRRSTNTDTPLPPEEPAGQNPPDGVIIYYFLKSAASGSETLEILDRSGKLVRRFSSTDRPEAINEKELTAPMYWVRQPRTLASDAGMHRWVWDLHYPSPQALSHEYPISAVYGDTPRDPLGARALPGEYTVKLTVAGQTYTQPLTVKMDPRVNTSEAGLVRQFELETQIVAAMNGEYHALQEVRDLRAQLKRLQGQTNNPRLASAIAALDTKLSPLDGNPTAYGGAGGEGLTGLNGQLSYLLGVVDSADAPPTTQAAATFKELQQKAAEFEMHWAAFKNQDVPALNKQLRTGRLPEIKVEAADHERTSK; via the coding sequence GTGGCCCTGCAACGCCTTTCCCTTTGTTTGTCCTTAGCTTTTTTCTTCTTCTTCTCATTTTCCCCGGTCGCCATCGCGCAGTCATTCAGTCCTGACCTGTATTCAGGAATGCGCTGGCGCATGATCGGTCCCTTTCGCGGCGGCCGGACCGTGGCGGCTAGCGGGGTGCCTGGCCAGCCGAACGCCTTTTACATTGGCGTCAACAATGGGGGCGTGTGGAAGACCAACGATTATGGTCGCACCTGGAAACCAATTTTTGATGGCCAGGCCACAGGATCGGTCGGAGCGCTGGCGGTGGCTCCGTCCAATCCGAGCATTATTTATGTTGGGAGTGGCGAGGGATTGCGACGGCCCGATCTCTCCACCGGAGATGGCATTTACAAATCTACCGATGGTGGCCAGACCTGGCAGCACCTGGGGTTGAGGGATGGCCAGCAGATTGGGGCGTTGATCGTTGACCCGCAGGACCCTAACCGAGTATTCGCTGGCGTCATGGGTCACCCCTATGGGCCGAATGCAGAGCGTGGGCTTTACCGCTCCACTGATGGCGGGCAGACCTGGCAGAAAATTCTCTACAAGGATGAGAACACGGGCGCTATTGACGTGCAGTTCGACCCAGTGAATCCGCAGACGGTTTATGCCTCACTCTGGGCCTCGCGCCGACCACCCTGGACAACAGGCAATGCGCTTCAGGCACCGGGCAGCGGGCTCTACAAGTCCAAAGATGGCGGCAACAACTGGCAGCAACTGACCCAGGGACTGCCAACCCAGGCAGAGGGCCTTGGGCGCATCGGGATCGGTATTGCTCCCAGTGACCCGAACCGCATTTACGCGTTGGTGGATGCCCCCATAATCGGCGGACTCTTTCGTTCGGATGATGGCGGGCAAAGCTGGCAGCGAATCAATGGCGAGGAGCGGATCTGGGGGCGCGGCTCCGATTTCGCCGGGGTGCGCGTTGATCCCAAGAACAAAGACGTGATCTATGTTGCGAATACCTCCACTTATCGCTCGAATGACGCGGGCGCCACCTTCACCGCAATTAAGGGAGCGCCAGGAGGAGATGATTACCACACCATCTGGATCAATCCGGAAAATCCGCAAATTATTTTGGTAGCCAGCGATCAGGGCGCGACCATCAGCGTGAACGGCGGTCAGACCTGGAGTTCCTGGTACAACCAGCCAACGGCACAGTTCTACCACGTGATTACAGATAACCGATTTCCCTATTGGGTCTATGGTGGCCAACAGGAGAGCGGTTCAGCAGGCATTGCCAGCCGCGGGGATGACGGCGAAATCACGTTCCGCGACTGGCATCCAGTAGGAACAGAGGAGTACGGGTATGTGGCCCCCGATCCCTTAGACCCCAATATTGTGTATGGCGGCAAGGCCAGCCGTTACAACCAGACCACCCACCAAAGTCAGGATATTTCTCCTGTGGTGCTGCGCACCGCGAAGTACCGCTTCAACCGGACCGCGCCGCTGATCTTCTCTCCCGTTGATCCGCACGTTCTTTATCTTGGTTCCAACGTGTTGTTCAAGACCACCAATGGCGGACAAAGCTGGGACATCATCAGTCCAGATTTAACTCGCGAGGATCCAGGTGTGGCGCCGAACTTGGGGGTGTTCGCCTCCGCCAAGGAGGCCAAGGAACAACATCGCGGCGTGATTTATGCTGTGGGGCCGTCCTTCAGAGACGTAAACCTGATTTGGATAGGCACAGACGATGGCCTGATTCACTTGACGCGGGACGGTGGAAAGAGTTGGCAGAACGTCACCCCGCCGGAGCTCACGCCGTGGAGCAAGGTCGCGCAGATCGAGGCCTCGCACTTCGATACTGAGACGGCCTATGCTGCGATCAATCGCTTCCGGTTAGATGACCTGCATGCCTATATTTATCGCACGCACGATGGCGGCAAGAGCTGGCAAAGGATTACCAACGGGCTTCCTGACAACGCCGCCGTTAACACTGTGCGTGAAGACCCGCAGCGCCAGGGATTGCTGTTTGCTGGTACTGAGAACACCGTCTATGTCTCGTTCGATGATGGCGAGCACTGGCAGTCGCTACAGCGGAATCTGCCTGCGACATCGATTCGCGATCTGGTGGTTCATGGCGACGATGTCGTGGTGGGAACACACGGCCGGTCGTTCTGGATTCTGGACGACATTACGCCGCTTCGACAACTGGATTCGCATATCGCAGAATCGACTGCTTATCTTTTCCGTCCGCAGTTGAGTTATCGAGTACGCCGCAGCACCAATACCGATACTCCGCTTCCTCCCGAAGAACCGGCGGGTCAGAACCCGCCAGATGGTGTGATCATCTATTACTTCCTGAAATCTGCCGCCTCTGGATCGGAGACGCTGGAGATTCTTGATCGCTCCGGCAAACTGGTGCGGCGATTCTCAAGTACCGACCGGCCGGAAGCGATCAATGAGAAGGAGCTGACGGCGCCTATGTATTGGGTGCGCCAGCCGCGAACCCTGGCGAGCGATGCCGGGATGCACCGCTGGGTGTGGGACCTGCATTACCCCTCGCCGCAAGCGCTGAGCCACGAGTATCCGATCTCTGCCGTGTACGGCGATACTCCTCGCGACCCGCTGGGAGCGCGCGCCTTGCCGGGCGAGTACACAGTAAAGCTGACGGTCGCAGGACAGACCTACACGCAGCCGCTCACCGTCAAGATGGACCCGCGGGTAAATACATCCGAAGCTGGCTTAGTACGGCAGTTCGAGCTTGAAACTCAAATTGTGGCTGCCATGAACGGGGAGTATCACGCCCTTCAGGAGGTACGCGATCTACGCGCGCAACTTAAGAGACTGCAAGGACAAACCAACAACCCACGATTGGCCAGCGCCATTGCGGCACTGGACACAAAGCTTTCGCCGCTTGACGGCAACCCCACCGCATATGGCGGCGCAGGAGGAGAAGGGTTGACCGGCTTGAACGGGCAACTCAGCTACTTGCTCGGAGTTGTGGACAGCGCCGATGCTCCACCGACTACTCAGGCGGCTGCTACGTTTAAAGAATTACAGCAAAAAGCCGCGGAGTTTGAAATGCATTGGGCAGCGTTCAAGAACCAGGATGTGCCTGCGCTAAACAAGCAGTTGCGAACTGGTCGATTGCCAGAGATTAAGGTTGAAGCAGCCGATCACGAGCGCACGTCTAAATAA
- a CDS encoding GGDEF domain-containing protein yields MLLFAAVLLMQFMPPGRGFETAIQFACYATIIVGCLLAWRFSSTRVFCLLLVLALALQPISGLSSFAAARVTMALVAVLLPVNFVVFSFLPERGFTLASIPIRLGILVADFVAVGVTGRPYGPAATNVGWSVLSPVNILFAIAFAIFALRLVHYRRPVESGFLWSLLAILLGLLSGNRITATAYLAVAALILCASLVETSYFLAYHDELTGLPSRRAFREHLRSRSEIYSLAAIDVDHFKSFNDRYGHDTGDQVLRMVASRLANVTGGGAAYRVGGEEFAVLFRGKSAQEAFPHLDLLRQEIEASVFRVRTGERRSQGRGSDRRKLTSRTPRRMIRAKSGGIDTNVTISIGVAEANVSTRTVDQVIEAADQALYVSKDSGRNCVTIASHAPMRRFLGRRSRRAAASEGQGSLFRT; encoded by the coding sequence TTGCTGCTCTTCGCCGCTGTTCTGCTGATGCAGTTCATGCCCCCGGGGCGAGGGTTTGAGACGGCAATTCAGTTCGCTTGTTACGCCACAATCATCGTGGGATGCTTACTCGCCTGGCGATTCAGTTCCACCCGAGTGTTCTGTCTTCTGCTGGTCCTGGCTCTCGCCCTGCAGCCCATTTCCGGGCTTTCCTCATTCGCTGCCGCTCGCGTCACCATGGCCTTGGTTGCGGTGCTGCTGCCAGTGAATTTTGTCGTGTTCTCGTTTCTTCCAGAACGCGGGTTCACGCTGGCCTCAATTCCTATACGGTTAGGCATTCTGGTTGCAGATTTTGTGGCCGTGGGGGTTACGGGGCGCCCCTATGGACCAGCAGCCACGAATGTTGGGTGGAGCGTTTTATCACCTGTGAACATCCTATTTGCCATCGCATTTGCAATCTTTGCCTTACGTCTTGTCCACTATCGAAGGCCCGTAGAGAGCGGATTCCTTTGGAGTCTGCTGGCCATACTGCTGGGTCTGTTGAGTGGAAACCGCATCACTGCGACAGCCTATCTGGCGGTCGCCGCTCTGATTCTGTGCGCTTCCCTTGTCGAGACCTCATACTTCCTCGCGTATCACGACGAACTCACGGGTCTACCTAGCCGGCGCGCCTTCCGCGAACATCTACGTAGCCGGTCAGAGATCTACTCCCTGGCGGCAATTGACGTGGACCACTTCAAGTCTTTTAACGACCGCTACGGGCATGACACTGGCGATCAAGTGCTCCGCATGGTGGCATCACGCCTGGCCAACGTCACCGGTGGGGGCGCGGCTTACCGCGTCGGCGGCGAGGAATTTGCAGTGTTGTTTCGGGGAAAATCGGCCCAGGAAGCCTTCCCCCACCTCGATTTGTTGCGTCAGGAGATAGAAGCTTCAGTCTTCCGAGTCCGTACGGGAGAGCGGCGCTCTCAAGGGCGCGGTAGTGATCGGCGCAAGCTCACCTCTCGCACTCCCCGCAGAATGATTCGCGCGAAAAGCGGGGGCATTGACACCAACGTGACCATTAGCATCGGGGTGGCCGAGGCAAATGTCAGTACACGAACCGTAGATCAGGTCATCGAGGCGGCTGACCAAGCACTGTATGTTTCGAAAGACTCTGGTAGAAACTGCGTAACCATTGCGAGCCATGCGCCGATGCGGCGTTTTCTGGGCCGCAGGAGCAGACGTGCTGCCGCTTCGGAAGGCCAGGGCAGCTTATTCCGGACGTAG
- a CDS encoding VWA domain-containing protein, producing MSSVYRTFFQLFGFGRIVTPSFFLMLVIGLSSAIADAQNCPTCDAPQEKTVESASGQEWIFTKNVDEVSVLFTASNKGKFVDDLTSNDVVVQDDKKPPSAVIDFHTQRDLPLRVGLVVDTSDSVQPRFKFEQNAAGSFLGEIVKAGRDLGFIMGFSEKPNVVQDFSDDTQLLSHGLAKLHRGGGTALFDAVAAAAEKLKNRPEQQMVARIIVVLSDGEDNSSHLKLEDAIRLAQQSELMVYAISTNTVDLRLEGDQNLQKLADETGGRALFPTKTKEVAKAFSHIEDELRSRYAVSYRPADFKADGHFRHIKIVARRLGKKLKVRARRGYYALGQLGAGATALNSSFVDISNK from the coding sequence ATGTCAAGCGTTTATCGGACTTTCTTCCAACTATTTGGTTTCGGACGGATCGTGACCCCGTCTTTCTTTTTGATGCTGGTAATAGGCCTCAGCTCGGCAATCGCCGATGCACAAAACTGCCCCACCTGCGATGCGCCGCAGGAAAAAACTGTGGAATCAGCCTCCGGGCAGGAATGGATTTTTACCAAGAACGTGGACGAAGTCAGTGTTCTATTTACGGCGTCTAATAAAGGGAAGTTCGTCGATGACCTCACCTCGAACGACGTGGTCGTTCAAGATGACAAAAAGCCGCCCTCCGCAGTTATCGATTTTCATACGCAGCGCGATCTGCCATTAAGGGTTGGCCTGGTGGTGGACACCAGTGACTCCGTGCAGCCGCGTTTCAAATTTGAGCAAAATGCAGCGGGATCGTTCCTTGGGGAGATCGTCAAAGCGGGACGCGATCTCGGCTTTATCATGGGATTTTCAGAAAAACCAAATGTGGTGCAAGATTTCTCCGATGACACTCAGCTGCTCTCGCATGGGCTAGCCAAGCTGCATCGTGGTGGCGGAACGGCGTTATTTGATGCCGTCGCCGCGGCAGCGGAGAAACTGAAGAATCGACCCGAGCAGCAGATGGTGGCGCGCATAATAGTTGTGCTTTCCGATGGCGAGGACAATTCCAGTCACCTCAAGTTGGAAGATGCAATCCGTCTGGCCCAGCAGTCGGAGCTGATGGTCTACGCCATCAGCACCAACACGGTGGATTTGCGCCTGGAAGGCGACCAGAATTTACAAAAGCTGGCCGACGAGACCGGCGGCCGGGCACTCTTCCCTACTAAGACCAAAGAAGTGGCCAAAGCCTTTTCGCATATCGAGGACGAGTTGCGCAGCCGTTATGCGGTCTCTTATAGGCCGGCAGATTTCAAGGCTGATGGCCACTTTCGGCATATCAAAATCGTGGCCCGCCGGCTCGGCAAGAAGCTTAAAGTTCGTGCCCGCCGAGGCTACTATGCGCTTGGCCAGCTTGGCGCCGGAGCCACCGCACTGAATAGTTCTTTTGTGGATATTTCGAATAAGTAG